Within the Candidatus Babeliales bacterium genome, the region TTTGGAAAAAGGGAATAGGCTTTGAATATAATAGGTGTCGCTATGATGCCATTCAGCTTGCTCAATTGCTTGGTTCTTTGCATGAAGTTATTAGAGAGATAGAAGAAAAAGAAGGTAAAAAACCGCTTATTGTGGCAACATCAGCTCAAATGGCAGATGCGCAACAGATTGTTTCTTACTATGATCAAAAGAAAGTTTGGGAAAGTGATAGGCCGGTCTTGATGCTTTTTGGTACAGGCCAAGGGCTTTCTCCAGAAGTAATCGCGCAATGTGACTATCTATTGCTTCCGGTTAACGGTTTTTCTGATTTTAATCATCTATCGGTGCGATCGGCAGTGGCTATTGTTCTTGATAGGTGGCTTGGTGTTAACCCATCGCGCTCATTCTGATACTTTACAGCCCATTTCTGGCGTCCTTCAGTGGGCACCCAATATGGAACTAAGTGAATATTGGGTTATAATATTTGCTGGAATACAGTTTTTAGGTTATATTTAAAAATATTTATACGAAACAGGTCGTAAGAGGATTCCACATGTCAAAAGCAGCATTTTATACTAAAGAAACAATTCGCAGCATAGGTATGCAAAATCGTGAACTTCCAACATTTGGTATTGGAGATACGATTGTTGTATCACAGAGTATTAAAGAAGCAGGAAAAGAACGCTTGCAAGCATTTCAGGGCAACGTAATTGCCATTCATAAAAAAGGTGCATCAAGTACTTTTATCGTGCGCAAAATAGCAGATAATTCAATTGCTGTTGAACGTATTTTTCCTTTCTTTTCACCACTTATCAAAGAAATAAAAGTTTTGAGTAAAGGTGATGTTCGCCGCGCTAAGTTATACTATCTTCGTAAAAAAGTTGGTAAAGCTGCACACGTTAAGCAACTTGTAGAAACAAAAGCTTCAATTGCAAAACGTAAAACAACTGAAAAAGAGGCAGTTACTGAGTAATATCATTGTAAAAGCTTAGCATAAGTCTCTGTTGGTGGCCCAGTTCAATCATAATAATTTTCGTCGATCTTTGTTGGGGTCCCCATGTGAAGAGAATCGTAGCATGGGGTGTAGGATTTGGTAAAAGTACGTTGCGTTTTGCTTGTGTTTTGTTTGCTTCTTTCCTCTTGCACAAAACATCAATCATATCCGCAAAAAAATAATGTTGATGAATTGTTAATTGATAGTAAGAATGAAACTCTTGATACTATTATTCAACAGGAAGCAATGTTAGTTGATATTCCAATCCCTCTCTATGATGAACGTATTATCCCGTCTGATTACACAACAGAAACTGACACATTAGTTTTTGGTTACAAAAGTCCACTTTCGCAAACTCAAGCGATACAATTTTTTATGAATCAAATGGAACGTTATGGATGGCAACATCTTGTTTCTTTTGATTCTGCAGAAGTATTGTTGCAATTCGAAAGTCCCAACCGGTATTGTACCGTGATCATAAAGAATGATGATCATCATTCTTCACACTCGTGTATTTTTATTTATGTAAAAAATCAAGTTATTGTCTAGATAAATGATGTTCGTATATTTTTATCCCTAGCTCCGCTGGGGTCCCCATATGTAACGAAGTGTAATATGGGGTTTGAGCGAGCACAGAGGCTCGCTCATAAGTAGTGGGTTGGGATGAGGGATTTTTTTATTCTTGGTATTGCAATTGTTGTCTTAGTTGTGCGTTTTCATTTTCAAGATCTCTCATGCGTTGTTTTCTTGAGCGACGTGAAGATCTATAATCTCTATCATAATAATCGTCATCGTAACGGCGACGATCTGATCGAGCTGCTGCACCCATTATGTCCATTCCTGCGCCGACACCTAAACCAATTGCCGCACCTTTTCTACCACCAGCAAGGCCACCAATTGCAGCGCCACTCAGTGCACCGCTTGGGTATCCATCATTGTAAAAACAATGAATTGGTAGGTTAGAAAGTGTTAAGCATGCAAAAACGAATAACATTACTTTATTAACTGTTTTCATTATCTATTCCCCATATTTCTATTTGTTCCGTTTCCTATTGAATACGTTGGATCACTATAAAATGAGCCATCATATGGATTGTTTGGAGGTACGCGATAGGTTCCTCTTCCCATACGTTCACGCCAGTTTGTTTCTTGTTGATTTCTTTGTTCCATATTTCTTCTGTCGTTATCCGAAAGATTTTTTGTTTCTTTTCCAACTCGAGGAAGATCCTCAGGGTTTATTGCTCGTCCAACGTAACAACGTTTGTAGCCATCGTTATCGATATAA harbors:
- the rplS gene encoding 50S ribosomal protein L19, encoding MSKAAFYTKETIRSIGMQNRELPTFGIGDTIVVSQSIKEAGKERLQAFQGNVIAIHKKGASSTFIVRKIADNSIAVERIFPFFSPLIKEIKVLSKGDVRRAKLYYLRKKVGKAAHVKQLVETKASIAKRKTTEKEAVTE